The Prochlorococcus sp. MIT 0801 genomic sequence AAAGGGTCTATCCAGCTTGTTGATGGATCTGGAACCATTGCCATATCAGATTCGTTTATAGCTTTCCATCCGCGGATAGAAGAACCGTCAAAAGCAAGTCCTTCGGAGAAAGAGCTTTCTTCAATGAGATCTGATGCTACGGTTAAATGTTGCCACTTCCCATGTAAGTCAGTGAATTTTAAATCTATTAGCTCAATGCCCTCATCCTTGATTTGACGAAGAACATCTTGAGAGGTCTTGCTCATGATGAATTTGATTTACAACAGAGATACTTAATTATGAACGTAATAAGCGATCGCATCTCCTTTTGTATTAAGAAGCACTTTTTTTAGACTTTTAACAGAAATCTTTTATTATTTTTGTCTTTTTTAGCAGATCTAGCAAATTCCTATTGCAATCCCTAATAAAAACACCCCGACTTTGCCCATTGCCTTTTAGGCTCAGAAGAGATATTAATCGATCTGTTTTCTTGGCCACTCAAATTCTTCCTTCTGTTGATAATCAACATCGTAAAGATTTTGGTCCAACTGTTTCTCCTGAAAGGCTATTGCTTGGGCCAGGCCCATCAAACGCAGATCCTGCTGTTTTGAAAGCGCTCTCTCAGCCTCCCATTGGTCATTTAGATCCTTTTTATGTGGAATTGATGAGTGAGGTTCAAGAATTGCTTAGATATGCTTGGCAAACTAGCAATCGATTAACACTTCCAATGAGTGGTACAGGAAGTGCCGCAATGGAGGCAACATTAGCAAATGTCGTTGAGTCAGAAGATACGGTATTAGTAGCTATCAAAGGATATTTTGGACATCGACTTGCTGACATGGCAGGTAGATATAAAGCGAATGTAGAAACAATTCATAAAGATTGGGGTAATGCATTTTCACTTGAGGAAATAGAAGATGCACTGAGGAAACATACCCCAGCTGTTTTCGCAATTGTTCATGCGGAAACCTCAACAGGTGTATGTCAACCCATGGATGGAATTGGTGATTTATGCAGAAAATATAATTGTTTACTTCTTGTAGACACAGTAACTTCTTTGGGAGGTGTTCCTCTTTATTTAGATGAATGGAAAATTGATCTGGCTTACAGTTGTAGTCAGAAAGGATTAAGTTGCCCTCCAGGATTAGGTCCTTTTTCAATGAATGAGAGAGCCGAAAATAAAATGTCTAATAGAAAAGACAAAGTTCCTAATTGGTATTTAGATGTCTCTTTGCTTAATAAGTATTGGGGTAGTGATCGTGTATATCATCATACGGCTCCCGTAAATATGAATTTTGGCATTCGAGAAGCGCTTAGATTGTTAGCGGAAGAAGGATTAGAAGTCTCATGGGATAGACATAGTACAAATGCAAAATCGCTTTGGAATTCGTTGGAAAATATTGGTTTAGAATTACACGTTAAAGAAGAATTACGCTTGCCTACCCTAACAACAGTCAAAATACCTGAGGGAGTAGATGGTAAGGCATTTACTAAGCATTTGCTAAATAATTTTGGAGTGGAGATAGGTGGTGGCTTAGGTGATCTGGCTGGAAAAGTATGGAGAATTGGTTTGATGGGATATAATTCCACCTCTGCAAATGTAGATAAGATAATAAATATTTTTGAAACTGAATTACCTAAGTTTAGATAACAAAATTTTCTCTAGCTATTAATCTTTTATCTTTAAACCAATCCACGATAATCTTCCTAGATTCTTCTTCCATTATTCCTCTTTCAATCAACATGTTGTGATGAGCACTTTTATGTTCCGCTAGATTAATAGTTCCACCTAGCGCGCCTCTCTTTGGATCTTCAGAACCATAGATAATCTTCCCCATCCTTGCTTGTATTAATGCGCCTGCGCACATGGGACATGGCTCTAAATTTACTATCAAAGTACAGTCATTAAATCTCCAATCATTTTTAATCCAAGAAGCTTGGCGAAGAGCTACTAACTCAGCATGACCTAAAGGATCTTTCATTGATTCTCTCCTGTTCCCCCCATAGCCAATACACCTACCTTTTTTGTCGAGAATAACTGCAGCAATAGGAACCTCACCTCTTTCTCCTACAAGTCTTGCTTTCGTTAGCAATCTTGTCATCCACTCTATTTTTTCTTTTTGATTGAGATCGATTGTTTTTGACAATTTTTTAGATGTTTGGTGAACTATCAAATAAAATGTTTATCTAGAGATTAATCATTTTTTGGTTTGAACTGGATCATCCAATACTACAAATAGAGTTTTATTTTCTTTGAATCCTTTCGCATCCCCTCAAAACTTAGATAAAGAACTGCGTTCTTTACTTGCTCAGGCCTCAAGTAATCTTTGTGATTGGTTTGCTGAATCAGCCAGCGAAGGTCCAATGCCCGATTCATTTGAATTGCCAGTGGTCTATCCCGCAAAAGAAGGTGTTTCTAATGAAGTTTTACTGAGCGAACTCCAATCACTAATGGATGGTTCCTATCGACCATCGCATCCAGGATCTCTTGCACATTTGGATCCACCTCCTCTATCAGCTTCAATAGTAGGAGAACTAATTTGTGCAGGTTTAAATAATAATCTTTTAGCCGATGAGTTATCCCCTAGCTTGTCTTCCTTGGAAAGAAACCTATGTAAATGGTTTTGTCAGAAACTAGGTCTTGGTGATTTGTCTGGAGGCGTAGCCGCTAGCGGTGGGAGTTTGAGTAATTTAATGGCTTTGGTAATGGCAAGAAATATTTCTGGTCTAGAAACTGATCCTAAGGCTGTTTTTTTTGCAAGTCATGATTGTCATGTTTCATTCTCAAAAGCTTTTAGAATTATGGGGCTTAACCAGCAATCTCTACAAAAAGTTTCTACAGATGAAAATGGTGCATTAAAAATTTCTAGTTTACGAACAAGTTTAAATAAAATTAAATCTCAGGGGAAGAAATGCTTTGCTGTCGTTGCGACAGCTGGAACTACTGTAAGAGGCGCTATTGATCCACTTTCTGAGATCGCTAAATTTTGTAAAAAAGAGAATGTTTGGCTTCATGTTGATGGTGCAATTGGTGGCATTTATGGTTTATCAGAAATGACTTCAGAAATTGTTCAAGGATTAGGTTTCGCTGATTCTTTAACTATAAATCCACAGAAATTATTGGGAATCCCAAAAACTTCTTCTTTATTACTCGTAGCCAATAAAAAGCATCTTTCTTCTACATTTTCAACCGGACTCCCTTATGCCGAGCCAATTACAGGGGATGATTTTCATGGAGGAGAACTTGGAATTCAAGGTACTAGATCCGCCGAGTCATTGAAATTGTGGATTGGATTAAGACAATTAGGTGAAGAGGGTATTGAAAAAATACTTTTGAGCTCAATTAAAAGAAGATGTTATTTAGAATCAATAATTGATCAATCAAAATTTAAAATAATATCAGGTCCTCTTCATCTTTTAGCTTTTACACCTATTAATTATAGTTCTTCTCAAGCATCCGATTGGTCTATAAAAACAAGAAACTCTTTGTTAGCTAATAAGTTTATGCTTTCTAGACCAATGTATGGAGATAGATATTATTTAAAAGCTGTTATGGGAAACCCAAATACTAAATTTGAAGATTTACAAATGTTAGCTAATCTGATTAATCAGTCAATTAGTTGATTTTAATATGAATAAGGATTTTTTTAATAAAAAAAATATATTGGCTTTAATAACAGCTTTAATATCAATTTTTGTTGGCCTAATTTATTTAGCATTAGTTTTTGCTTTAGATTTTAGAGGTCCGATGAGTCCCCCTCCTTCGGAGGCCTTGATCTCGGTGGTAGCTTTTTCAAATTCTTTTCAACTAGCGGATCAATAACTCTTTCATAAGCCCTACGAATAAAACTTTTAAAATATTCGTCCCTTTTGTTTAAGTTGTAATGATATTCAACAACTTCTTGTATTCCTCCATCTCCCCAGTCTTGATCTTGTTGGAAATAAGTAATGAAACTTGCTCCTGCAATCCTGGTAAGCCAAGATACACTAATACCTTGAATTACTTTACTAATAACTAATGTTGGTAGTGATAAACTTAATGTTGAACTTATTAAAGAAACTCCACCTTTAACTAAACCCATAGTTGCAAGTATTTTTCCTACCGAAAGTGCTAAATTCTTTGCCCTTTCATTTGTAAGTTCTACACCATGTATTTTAGCTATTTCTATTACCATTTGTGCATTTACAGCCGCTGCAGCAATCATATCTAAGACAGGAAGAGGAGTAAGTATTAATACACCACTGCTGAGCCACCCATAATTATCTATACATTTTTTGGCTGATTGAGTTCTTTGTTTGATTAATAACTTTTTTCCTTCTTTTCCAATATTGCTGCACTGAAGTAATATATTATCTGCAATTAATTCTTCACCTTCTTCATGTAGGATATTTGCTAATCTTCTAATTAAACTGTTGATTTCAGGGGCTGGCTGATAGGGCTTTTTACCAGCGACAGCAATTGTCTGAGGTGAGGCTGATGTACAAATAATGTCATTAGGATTAATAAAATCATTACATCTAGAATTTAGTATTTCAATTAATCTTTTTTCTTCACTTTCTCCTCTTAAATCTATTTTATTTAAAACGAGTAAAAGTCTTTTCCCTGATTTTGACAAACTCCTAATTATTCTTGTTTCTTCAGAACGTAAATCACCTTCAATTACTACTAACATTAAATCAGATTTACTTGCCTCTATTAAGGCACTCTTTTCCCTTTCTCTACCCCCTATGCCAGCTTCTAGTATACCGGGGGTATCAATTATTTTTATCCCCCTTGTAAGTCCTTTAAGCTTTAGCCGGAAGGTTTCTTTCTCTGTCGTTGAACCCATTTCAGGACTAACTTTACCTACTATTTTTTTTAATAGAGCTCTTATTAATGATGTTTTACCGCTTGAGCCAATTCCAAAAACTACTAAAATAATATCTCCTCTATCTAACTCTAATGAAACTCTATCCTTTTCATCCTTTAAGGCCTTGGCCTTGACTTTATCATTGATTAATGTGATTAAATAATCAATACTTTTTAATGATTTATCTGCGGCTTCTTTTTTGCTAATTAACTTTAAATCTAATGATTCCTTCTCTTTCTTTATTTTAAATATTGATCTTAGACTGTTTTGCAACCAATCTATTTTTTTCGAATAACTTAAACCAACTATTATTAATACTGTAATTAATATGGCAGGTATATTTATTAATCTAATTATTGCTCCAACCAAACCTATAATTATCAAGCTAATTAATATTATCAATATATATAATATTATTTTTCTTGAGTTAAGGATTTTCATTTGATAATTACCATTCGATTAATACTTTAATTGCGACTTATCTTTAGTTTTAATTATATCGATTGTAAAACAAATTAAAGCAATGTTTATTGATATATCTGCTACATTAAAAATAGGAAAATTAATTGGAACTAGATCTAGAAAATCTAGAACATAACCTTTGAACAATCTATCAATTCCGTTACCTAAAGTACCACCTAAAAGATAGGCAAGTCCTATCAAATTCCATTTAGATCTTGGTGGAAATCTTAATATAACGGTGATTAATAATAATGAGGCCAGAATGCTTATAATAGTAAGAAGGCTTGTGGAATTGCTTAGAAGACTAAATGCAGCACCGCTGTTTCTTACTAGGGTGAGATTTAAAAGATTAGGAATAATGTTTTGAGATCTTTGAAACCCTAATGTATTTAATACTAAAAACTTAGTAACTTGATCTAATAAAACAATATAAAAAGAATAAGAGATGATCTTAATACTTTTCCTGTTAAATGAAGTCATTTTATTATTAAGACTCTTCTTAAGAATATAGATAATAGACTTATTGATATGCATAGTAATAGTTGAGTTGGCAAAGGTATAAAAGTATTTATTAAAATAAGATCAGATAAATTCTCTAACCACTTCCCAAATACTTTCCCAATAATTAGATAAATAATTCCTATGATATGCACAGCACATAATGACGTGGCAGTATAGAGTGAATAATTAATTAAATTAGCTTTGGTCTCTTTTTTAGCTAAGAAACCACATATCCATGCCGCTGGAATAAATCCTAATAAGTACCCAAATTCATGAGTTAAGATATAACCAACACTACCCCCTCCATGAAAAACAGGCAAATAGAATAAACCTATAATCAGATAGGAAATTGCAGAAATTGTTCCTATTTGGGGTCCGCAAACGAGTGAAGTCAAAAGGACTCCTTGGATTTGCCAATTGCTATGTAGTGGGGTAATTGAGAGAGATAGGTCTTCTTGAGGGGAAATTATTGATGATGGTATCATTGAGCATATTATGATTAGCATTACGCCTGTTATTGCTTGAGTCCAACTTGTAAATTTGTGCAATTAATTTAATTAGCTGATCTCACTTATTATTTACAAATTGATTGATATGTCAATATTATTATCTAGAACTATTTATTCATAATGAAATTTTCAGTTGGAGAAAAAGTATCCTTACAAGTTCCTTTGCCATATTTGAAGACATCCGATGCTATATCAATGCTCAGACCCCCAGATCTAGTATCTCTTGATGAAGTTGGGGTGATTGTTGGAATAAGAGCAAATGACTTATTAGAAGTAAAATTTAGAAGGGGTAATTTCTTGATTCCTTCTGAAAGACTTAAGATTGTGGCTATGGATGACTGATAAGAAAAATGTGACTTGATTAAACTTTCCAGTCTTTAACGATTTTTCGAATAACTTCTTTGTTACTACATACGCTTAGAAATGGGTTCTTTAAATATCTATTTGCTGCATCCTTGATTTCTTTACTAGTTATACTTTCGAGTCTTTTCAGAATTTCTTTATCGTGATCCTTTGTTAGCCCAATTCCTAAAAGATGGGCTTTGTGCTCAGCTCTTTGACTAATACTCTGCAAAGAATGAGCCATTTGACCTCGATATTTCATTTTTACAAGATATAATTCTTCAGGAGAGATTTCACAATTGATAATTTTTTCCCAACACTCTTTTAGTAATTGAAGAGTAATGTTTCCTTTCTCTTCACTTGTAGAAGCGTGCATAATAAATGGTGTTTGACTCTCTCTAATAGGATGATAAACCCCTGCTTCATAAACTACTCCATACTTTTCTCTGAGGACCTTAAATAATAAACTTGACATTCCATAACCTAAGTAACATGATAATAATCTAAGCAAAATATCAGATTTATTATCATATCTAATTGTTGCCTTACCAAGTAGCAGAATGACTTGTTTAGTATTTAATGAATGTGTGCAAATACTTCTTTTTTGTTTAAGTAGACGTTCGGTTTTGTTTACATTGTTAATTGTTTTCTTTTGCTTGTTAATATTTTTACTAATCCCCATAAATTCAATTGAATTTTCTATATATTTATCTAAGTTAATTGGAAACTTTCCTGAAATTACCAAGTTCTTTTTTCTATGAATTAATGAGCTTGCGATTGGCAATATATGTTCTTTATTAATTTTCTTTATATCATTAATCGATCCTAGTGGGTCATGTCCATAAGGTCCATCTCCATATATCATCTTTCTCCAGGCATCAAAAGCTAGTTGATATGTACTCTCTTTTTGTCTTTTAATGGCTTTTATTGTTAGATCTTTTTCTAAGTCAAACTGATCTACTTGAAGTAAAGGTTTTGTAATCATCCATCCAATTAAAGGGAAAAGTGTATACGCATCATTTTCGACACATTTAAGACTTATTAAAATACCATCTTCGTATGTATCACAGTTTAAACTTGCACCACAACTTTCTACAATTTCAGCGATCTGCTTATTATTGTATGGTCCACAACCTCTAAGCATTGTTGAGCTTAATAGTTGATGAATTCCTTTTTTATCTTTTGGATCATTCCTACTCCCGTCTTCTATCCATAGTTTGGCAGACATTATATTTTTGCTATTAAGTTTGTCTAGAATTATGTTCATATTTATTTCTCAGGTTCAGCAATTAATGTAAAAGAATTTTCTGGATTGAATAATGGAAATATTAATTCATTTAATCGAACCGTTGTCCAATATGAAATATCATCTATTGTTTTTTGTATTGAGTTGTGTCGCCCCCATAGAGCTTGATTCCCTAATGTTGAGGCAATCTGAGAACTCAACTCTAATCCAAAATAAATATTGTTTAAGACTAATTTTTTTGCACGTTCCAAATCTTTTTTAGTAACTAAATCTCTAGTTAACTCTTTGAGAATGTTATTGACTTCACTTTCGACAATTTTAAGGTTCTCTTCTGGACAACTGACATCTAGAAGAATTAATCCACCCTCTTCAAGGATTTGTAAATCTATATCTATTGATTCAATAATACGTTTTTCTTCTCTTAAGTCCTTAACAATGAGACTGCTTTTGCCTTCGCATAACATTGTGGCAACTATTTCTGCTCCTAAAATTAAAAGCTGCTCTTTTGCTGGTGGAAGTTTCCAGGCTTTCAATATTCTCCCTCCCTCAAGCCTTGGAATAGTCTCTTTTTTATAACCTTTATTAAATGTTGAGTTACTTATAGCGCTCTCCTTTGAGATTGTTTTTAATTCCTTAAGTTTACTATTGTTGATTATTGAATGAATTTCTTTAGGCAAATCTCCTGCTATAGATAGTGTACAATTTTTACCTACATAATGACTTTTGTGGAATAGTTTTAGTTGTTTTGCATTCATATTTTTAACAGTATTTTTATCACCCAGTATTGGCTTCGAATATCTATGTGGTGTTAAACATTCCTTTAATAATTTCATATAAATAATTTCATCTGG encodes the following:
- a CDS encoding alanine--glyoxylate aminotransferase family protein, whose translation is MNRSVFLATQILPSVDNQHRKDFGPTVSPERLLLGPGPSNADPAVLKALSQPPIGHLDPFYVELMSEVQELLRYAWQTSNRLTLPMSGTGSAAMEATLANVVESEDTVLVAIKGYFGHRLADMAGRYKANVETIHKDWGNAFSLEEIEDALRKHTPAVFAIVHAETSTGVCQPMDGIGDLCRKYNCLLLVDTVTSLGGVPLYLDEWKIDLAYSCSQKGLSCPPGLGPFSMNERAENKMSNRKDKVPNWYLDVSLLNKYWGSDRVYHHTAPVNMNFGIREALRLLAEEGLEVSWDRHSTNAKSLWNSLENIGLELHVKEELRLPTLTTVKIPEGVDGKAFTKHLLNNFGVEIGGGLGDLAGKVWRIGLMGYNSTSANVDKIINIFETELPKFR
- a CDS encoding nucleoside deaminase, producing the protein MTRLLTKARLVGERGEVPIAAVILDKKGRCIGYGGNRRESMKDPLGHAELVALRQASWIKNDWRFNDCTLIVNLEPCPMCAGALIQARMGKIIYGSEDPKRGALGGTINLAEHKSAHHNMLIERGIMEEESRKIIVDWFKDKRLIARENFVI
- a CDS encoding aminotransferase class V-fold PLP-dependent enzyme, with the protein product MNPFASPQNLDKELRSLLAQASSNLCDWFAESASEGPMPDSFELPVVYPAKEGVSNEVLLSELQSLMDGSYRPSHPGSLAHLDPPPLSASIVGELICAGLNNNLLADELSPSLSSLERNLCKWFCQKLGLGDLSGGVAASGGSLSNLMALVMARNISGLETDPKAVFFASHDCHVSFSKAFRIMGLNQQSLQKVSTDENGALKISSLRTSLNKIKSQGKKCFAVVATAGTTVRGAIDPLSEIAKFCKKENVWLHVDGAIGGIYGLSEMTSEIVQGLGFADSLTINPQKLLGIPKTSSLLLVANKKHLSSTFSTGLPYAEPITGDDFHGGELGIQGTRSAESLKLWIGLRQLGEEGIEKILLSSIKRRCYLESIIDQSKFKIISGPLHLLAFTPINYSSSQASDWSIKTRNSLLANKFMLSRPMYGDRYYLKAVMGNPNTKFEDLQMLANLINQSIS
- a CDS encoding DUF697 domain-containing protein, yielding MKILNSRKIILYILIILISLIIIGLVGAIIRLINIPAILITVLIIVGLSYSKKIDWLQNSLRSIFKIKKEKESLDLKLISKKEAADKSLKSIDYLITLINDKVKAKALKDEKDRVSLELDRGDIILVVFGIGSSGKTSLIRALLKKIVGKVSPEMGSTTEKETFRLKLKGLTRGIKIIDTPGILEAGIGGREREKSALIEASKSDLMLVVIEGDLRSEETRIIRSLSKSGKRLLLVLNKIDLRGESEEKRLIEILNSRCNDFINPNDIICTSASPQTIAVAGKKPYQPAPEINSLIRRLANILHEEGEELIADNILLQCSNIGKEGKKLLIKQRTQSAKKCIDNYGWLSSGVLILTPLPVLDMIAAAAVNAQMVIEIAKIHGVELTNERAKNLALSVGKILATMGLVKGGVSLISSTLSLSLPTLVISKVIQGISVSWLTRIAGASFITYFQQDQDWGDGGIQEVVEYHYNLNKRDEYFKSFIRRAYERVIDPLVEKNLKKLPPRSRPPKEGDSSDL
- the lspA gene encoding signal peptidase II, which produces MTSFNRKSIKIISYSFYIVLLDQVTKFLVLNTLGFQRSQNIIPNLLNLTLVRNSGAAFSLLSNSTSLLTIISILASLLLITVILRFPPRSKWNLIGLAYLLGGTLGNGIDRLFKGYVLDFLDLVPINFPIFNVADISINIALICFTIDIIKTKDKSQLKY
- a CDS encoding biotin transporter BioY, producing MHKFTSWTQAITGVMLIIICSMIPSSIISPQEDLSLSITPLHSNWQIQGVLLTSLVCGPQIGTISAISYLIIGLFYLPVFHGGGSVGYILTHEFGYLLGFIPAAWICGFLAKKETKANLINYSLYTATSLCAVHIIGIIYLIIGKVFGKWLENLSDLILINTFIPLPTQLLLCISISLLSIFLRRVLIIK
- a CDS encoding NAD(P)H dehydrogenase assembly family protein, translated to MKFSVGEKVSLQVPLPYLKTSDAISMLRPPDLVSLDEVGVIVGIRANDLLEVKFRRGNFLIPSERLKIVAMDD
- a CDS encoding pitrilysin family protein, which produces MNIILDKLNSKNIMSAKLWIEDGSRNDPKDKKGIHQLLSSTMLRGCGPYNNKQIAEIVESCGASLNCDTYEDGILISLKCVENDAYTLFPLIGWMITKPLLQVDQFDLEKDLTIKAIKRQKESTYQLAFDAWRKMIYGDGPYGHDPLGSINDIKKINKEHILPIASSLIHRKKNLVISGKFPINLDKYIENSIEFMGISKNINKQKKTINNVNKTERLLKQKRSICTHSLNTKQVILLLGKATIRYDNKSDILLRLLSCYLGYGMSSLLFKVLREKYGVVYEAGVYHPIRESQTPFIMHASTSEEKGNITLQLLKECWEKIINCEISPEELYLVKMKYRGQMAHSLQSISQRAEHKAHLLGIGLTKDHDKEILKRLESITSKEIKDAANRYLKNPFLSVCSNKEVIRKIVKDWKV
- a CDS encoding pitrilysin family protein; translated protein: MKVKHWSLPNGATCVVADIEESKLTCIDFWCKGGSLSEMKDEEGIAHFLEHMIFKGSKNLKEGEFDLKIESLGGSSNAATGLDDVHYHVLVPPEKIEEGLNLILELLLFPKIEEDAFEMEKEVVLEEIAQNIDQPDEIIYMKLLKECLTPHRYSKPILGDKNTVKNMNAKQLKLFHKSHYVGKNCTLSIAGDLPKEIHSIINNSKLKELKTISKESAISNSTFNKGYKKETIPRLEGGRILKAWKLPPAKEQLLILGAEIVATMLCEGKSSLIVKDLREEKRIIESIDIDLQILEEGGLILLDVSCPEENLKIVESEVNNILKELTRDLVTKKDLERAKKLVLNNIYFGLELSSQIASTLGNQALWGRHNSIQKTIDDISYWTTVRLNELIFPLFNPENSFTLIAEPEK